One Papaver somniferum cultivar HN1 unplaced genomic scaffold, ASM357369v1 unplaced-scaffold_135, whole genome shotgun sequence genomic window, GCCTTCGAAAATAAAGGCCCAAAACAACattattgatttcaaaatttgtACTCCATTTAATTCAACTAAGAGAAGAAAGAAAGCAGTAACCAGATGGTTCCACTAGCCGATTGCTTAACCGATACGATAACTGAACATGAATCAACAAGTTTCATACTAGTTCGGAGTCAAACCAAAACAAACAGAAACAAACTGTACTTAAATTAAGCTGCAGATAGTTTGAGATCATCCGCATCTTCTACAGTTCCTGTTGCGCCAGTGTCGGTGTTAGTAATTGCTCCGAAATAGGGGAACTCAACAGTAGATTTGCACCTCTGTCTGGGAAGTACTGGACACCTGATTAATTCAGAACCATTTATATCAACGCAGATGTAGATTTCGTAGAGCTGACTATTACCGTCTCCATCAACATTACATTGTATTCCTGGAATAAATCCAGTTGCGTCTCTTATGGCTTTTTTAATGCGGTTTAAGCTGTAAAACCTTCCATCTGGTTTTATGCCTGCACAAACACATTTCAAAACCATCCTAATTAGTAACAAGATATAGACGGCAGAAAGAGATCTAGAGATGGACGCCTGCTCTGAAGGCTGGATGCGTTGTACATGTGATAGCTCATATATCTTACCTGAGTTTGTAAGGATTCTGAGAAGATTTATTTTTCTCTTCAACTTCAGAGCTGATGCAAAGTAGTCATGCTGGTTAAGGCATGATTCTGAGCAGGTTCCATGTTTGTTCCACTCGTGTCCCCAAAATGCATCACCATTGCCACTAGGACAAGCAAGCGTTGGCCAGTTTTTTTGTAAATCCCATTTGAGGTCTGAAAGCTACA contains:
- the LOC113334229 gene encoding ribonuclease 1-like; the encoded protein is MIMKSSKFSVLILLHILLVIQLFSTQCVSQDFDFFYFVQSWPGSYCDTKRGCCFPSTGKPRADFGIHGLWPNYKDGSYPSSCDRDSLYDPSVLSDLKWDLQKNWPTLACPSGNGDAFWGHEWNKHGTCSESCLNQHDYFASALKLKRKINLLRILTNSGIKPDGRFYSLNRIKKAIRDATGFIPGIQCNVDGDGNSQLYEIYICVDINGSELIRCPVLPRQRCKSTVEFPYFGAITNTDTGATGTVEDADDLKLSAA